A genomic region of Trifolium pratense cultivar HEN17-A07 linkage group LG3, ARS_RC_1.1, whole genome shotgun sequence contains the following coding sequences:
- the LOC123912758 gene encoding protein PELPK2-like: MASSKSFIIALLLVVTMSSMSIEARHLLQATTQPNLPNIPTLPKPTTLPPLPQGNLPPLPTIPSLPKLTMPPLPSFPTTNIPTLPSLNIPPLPAATSLPNLPSFPTTFPSIPFLTPPPSTSSP, encoded by the coding sequence ATGGCCTCAAGCAAATCCTTCATCATAGCTTTACTTCTTGTTGTGACAATGTCAAGCATGAGCATCGAAGCTCGCCATCTTTTGCAAGCAACCACACAACCAAATTTGCCTAATATTCCCACTTTGCCAAAACCAACAACATTGCCACCATTGCCTCAAGGAAACCTTCCACCATTGCCTACCATTCCATCTCTTCCTAAGCTCACCATGCCACCGCTTCCTAGCTTTCCTACTACCAATATTCCGACACTTCCATCTCTCAACATTCCACCATTGCCGGCAGCCACTTCACTTCCCAACTTACCTTCATTCCCAACCACTTTCCCTTCCATCCCATTTCTCACCCCACCACCTTCAACCTCTAGCCCTTAA